One part of the Solea solea chromosome 1, fSolSol10.1, whole genome shotgun sequence genome encodes these proteins:
- the pth1r gene encoding parathyroid hormone/parathyroid hormone-related peptide receptor, protein MGSALLLHNLDFLLISLLSCFCLVYADDVLTKEEQIGLLFKAKQKCEGSIKSKHKVPDGFCSPEWDGIVCWPEGPPGKLVSTACPEYIYDFNHRGLAYRRCDNNGTWELASINKTWANYNECAKFLYHYNHSHEKEVFHRLYLIYTVGYSISLGSLMVAVIILGYFRRLHCTRNYIHMHLFVSYMLRAVSIFVKDIVLYSGSSLENMERVTVEDLKSITETPPANKTQFIGCKVVVTLFMYFLATNYYWILVEGLYLHSLIFMTFFSDRKYLWGFTLIGWGVPAMFVTVWATVRATFADTECWDLSAGNLKWIYQVPILAAVVVNFMLFLNIIRVLATKLRETNAGRCDTRQQYRKLLKSTLVLMPLFGVHYIIFNAMPYTEVSGVPWLIQMHYEMLFNSFQGFLVAIIYCFCNGEVQAEIKKSWSRRTLALDFKRKARSGSNTYSYGPMVSHTSVTNVTARGPLALHLTTRLGPVPVNGHRNLPGYVKNGSVSENSIPSSGQELHIPEEEHSSHMRPCEKEKPSPVVEEERETVM, encoded by the exons GTTTACGCAGATGACGTGCTCACCAAAGAGGAACAGATCGGCCTGTTGTTCAAAGCCAAACAGAAGTGCGAGGGTTCCATTAAGTCAAAGCACAAGGTCCCTG ATGGTTTCTGCTCACCAGAATGGGATGGCATTGTGTGTTGGCCAGAAGGGCCTCCGGGAAAGCTCGTATCCACCGCCTGTCCAGAGTATATCTATGACTTCAACCACAGAG GACTCGCTTATCGTCGTTGTGACAACAATGGAACATGGGAGCTGGCCTCAATCAACAAGACATGGGCCAATTATAACGAATGTGCAAAATTCCTCTACCATTACAACCACAGCCATGAAAAG GAGGTGTTTCACCGTCTGTATCTCATCTACACAGTGGGGTACTCCATTTCTCTAGGATCACTCATGGTGGCTGTGATCATCTTGGGATATTTCCG ACGACTACACTGTACCAGGAACTACATCCACATGCACCTATTTGTGTCCTACATGCTCAGAGCTGTCAGTATTTTCGTGAAGGACATTGTTCTTTACTCTGGATCATCCTTGGAGAACATGGAAAGGGTCACAGTGGAAGACCTTAAGTCCATCACCGAGACACCGCCAGCCAACAAAACGCAATTT ATTGGCTGCAAGGTGGTTGTGACCTTGTTCATGTACTTTCTGGCAACCAATTACTACTGGATCCTTGTTGAGGGTCTGTACCTCCACAGCCTCATTTTTATGACCTTCTTCTCAGACAGAAAGTATCTGTGGGGATTCACACTGATTGGCTGGG GAGTACCAGCCATGTTTGTGACAGTCTGGGCAACTGTGAGAGCCACGTTTGCAGATACGGA GTGTTGGGACTTAAGTGCGGGCAATTTGAAATGGATTTATCAAGTGCCTATCCTGGCAGCTGTGGTG GTTAATTTTATGTTATTTCTGAACATCATCAGAGTGTTGGCAACGAAACTGCGAGAAACAAATGCGGGAAGGTGTGACACAAGACAACAGTACAG GAAACTGTTGAAGTCCACACTGGTGCTGATGCCACTGTTTGGTGTCCACTACATCATTTTCAATGCCATGCCTTACACAGAAGTGTCTGGAGTTCCCTGGCTGATCCAGATGCATTATGAGATGCTGTTTAATTCCTTCCAG ggTTTTCTAGTTGCAATTATATACTGTTTTTGCAACGGAGAG GTACAAGCTGAGATCAAAAAGTCCTGGAGCAGGAGGACCCTGGCACTGGACTTCAAAAGAAAAGCCCGGAGTGGCAGTAACACTTACAGCTATGGACCTATGGTATCACACACCAGTGTTACCAACGTCACTGCCAGAGGACCGCTGGCTCTCCACCTCACAACGAGGCTGGGACCGGTGCCTGTGAACGGACACAGGAACCTGCCCGGGTACGTGAAGAATGGCTCAGTGTCAGAAAACTCTATACCATCGTCGGGGCAGGAGCTCCACATTCCCGAAGAGGAGCATTCTTCTCACATGAGGCCCTGCGAGAAGGAGAAACCCTCACCGGTGGtcgaggaggagagggagacggTCATGTGA